A genomic stretch from Numida meleagris isolate 19003 breed g44 Domestic line chromosome 2, NumMel1.0, whole genome shotgun sequence includes:
- the ALDH5A1 gene encoding LOW QUALITY PROTEIN: succinate-semialdehyde dehydrogenase, mitochondrial (The sequence of the model RefSeq protein was modified relative to this genomic sequence to represent the inferred CDS: inserted 1 base in 1 codon) gives MKDVKGMGDGLTRLLAQPLRSSSSGAVRLGSARVPXASSRRAAMASLLWRRAAAARRLLLLPPPPPGPAAARRGSWALPGALVRRGALVGGRWVETPAAFPVRDPASGDELGRVADCGEAEARAAVRAAHEAGAAWGRLPAKERSALLRRWYELMIERKKDLATIITAENGKPLKEAEGEILYSASFLEWFAEEARRVYGDVIPASAKDKRILVLKQPVGVAAIITPWNFPSAMITRKVGAALAAGCTVVVKPAEDTPLSALALGELANQAGIPAGVYNVVPCSRQQASTVGEVLCTDPLVAKISFTGSTATGKILLKHAAGTVKRVSMELGGHAPFIVFDSADVDRAVAGALASKYRNSGQTCVCANRFLVQKGIHDKFVEKFAKAIESELRVGSGFDAKTTQGPLINEKAVEKVERHINDAVSQGASVVTGGKRHSLGKNFFEPTLLSNVTTKMLCTQEETFGPLAPVIKFETEAEAIAIANAADVGLAGYFYSQDPAQIWRVAEQLEVGMVGVNEGIVSSVESPFGGIKQSGIGREGSKYGMDEYLEIKYVCFGGL, from the exons ATGAAGGACGTGAAGGGCATGGGTGATGGtttgacg CGGCTTCTGGCCCAGCCCCTCCGCAGCTCCTCCTCCGGGGCGGTGCGGTTAGGCTCGGCCCGGGTTC CAGCCAGTAGCCGGCGCGCAGCCATGGCGAGCCTCCTGTGGCGGCGGGCGGCAGCggcccgccgcctcctcctcctcccgccgccgcctccggggccggcggcggcgcggcgcggcagctgggctctgcccgGCGCCCTGGTCCGTCGTGGCGCTTTGGTGGGCGGCCGCTGGGTAGAGACGCCCGCCGCATTCCCCGTGCGGGACCCGGCCAGCGGCGACGAGCTGGGCCGGGTGGCCGACTGCGGCGAAGCCGAGGCGAGGGCGGCCGTGCGGGCCGCGCACGAAGCCGGCGCCGCCTGGGGCCGCCTTCCCGCTAAG GAGAGGAGCGCGCTCCTTCGCAGATGGTACGAGCTGAtgattgaaaggaaaaaagatctgGCAACGATCATAACGGCGGAAAAC GGAAAACctctgaaagaagcagaagggGAAATCCTATATTCTGCCTCATTTCTGGAGTGGTTTGCAGAAGAAGCTCGCCGAGTTTATGGTGATGTCATTCCAGCATCCGCAAAAGACAAAAGAATCCTGGTGCTGAAACAGCCGGTAGGAGTGGCAGCAATTATAACTCCA TGGAATTTCCCCAGTGCTATGATTACCCGGAAGGTTGGTGCAGCTTTGGCAGCTGGCTGTACAGTAGTAGTGAAACCTGCAGAGGATACACCTTTATCAGCATTAGCTCTTGGAGAG CTTGCAAACCAGGCTGGAATTCCAGCAGGAGTGTATAATGTTGTTCCTTGTTCAAGACAGCAGGCATCAACTGTAGGGGAAGTTCTGTGCACTGATCCATTGGTAGCCAAAATATCTTTTACAGGCTCCACTGCAACAGGAAAG ATACTGCTGAAACATGCAGCTGGCACTGTGAAGCGAGTTTCCATGGAGCTTGGAGGGCATGCTCCTTTTATAGTGTTTGACAGTGCTGATGTGGACCGTGCTGTTGCAGGAGCCCTTGCTTCTAAGTATAGAAACTCAGGCCAG ACGTGTGTTTGTGCAAACCGTTTCCTGGTGCAAAAGGGAATCCATGACAAATTTGTAGAAAAGTTTGCTAAAGCCATCGAGAGCGAGCTACGTGTTGGAAGTGGATTTGATGCAAAAACTACCCAGGGGCCATTAATTAAtgaaaaagcagtagaaaag GTAGAGAGGCACATTAACGATGCAGTTTCACAAGGAGCATCTGTTGTGACTGGAGGGAAACGTCACAGCTTGgggaagaatttctttgaaCCTACATTACTGAGTAATGTTAcaacaaaaatgctttgcaCACAAGAGGAGACATTTGGCCCTTTAGCACCAGTTATCAA ATTTGAGACTGAAGCAGAAGCTATTGCTATAGCAAATGCAGCCGATGTGGGGCTAGCAG GATATTTCTATTCCCAAGATCCAGCACAGATCTGGAGagttgcagagcagctggaagttgGAATGGTTGGAGTCAATGAAGGCATAGTCTCTTCAGTTGAGAGTCCTTTCGGTGGGATAAAGCAGTCTGGCATAGGACGAGAAGGCTCCAAGTATGGCATGGATGAATACTTAGAAATAAAGTACGTCTGCTTTGGAGGCTTGTAG